DNA sequence from the Longimicrobiaceae bacterium genome:
GAGCCGCTTGAAGCTGTGGAAGCTGACCCCCCGCCACGACTCGCTGTGGTGGTGCGTGGAGGGCAAGGACCCCTGGCAGCCGCACCACGACCGCGCGTTCGGCTTCGTGGTGCAGGCCGCCGACCCCGAGGAGGCGCGCTGGCTCGCCCACCAGGGCGGCGGCGACGAGAACACCGCCCTCGACGGCGTGCAGCCGTGGCTCCACGAAGGCTACTCCACATGCGAGGAGCTCACCGGCGCCGGCACCCCCGGCGTGATCCTCGTCAACTTCCGGCACGGGCGGATCTGACGGCTCGCGCGGCTGCCCGACGCTGTCCGGCGATGCTTGCGCAGCATCGTACGCGCGCCGCGCCGGTGGGTTCCCGCCCACGCTCCGGCGTCGGCTAAAGTAGGGAGATGCGCATCCCCCGAACCAGGCGCAGCGCTCGGAGCACGTTCTCCGAATGACGGAAGATGTTGTTGCATCGGCAGATGCGTTCTCGGGGCGACGGCCGGACGAACGAGATTGGATCGGGGTTCGGGGAGATGGTTGAAACTAGCTCGCGGGGTGCCTCGTACGACGGCGAGGAAGGACGGAAGAGCCTTCCCTCCAAGACACACCGACAACGAGGCTACCATGCTCGAAGAGATCCATAGCACTCCCGAGGACCGCCGCACCGTTAAGCTCATCCTGGACGTGGCGCTGGTCCTGTTCGGCCTCTCCACGCTCGCCGACAGCATCTTCCTGGGCACCGGCACCATGTTCACCGTGGTGGGCCTGGCCTTCTCGGCCGCCGGCGTCGCCAGCTTCGAGTGGCTTCGCCGCCAGCCGGTTCCCCGGCCGCTCCCCGTGAGAGCCCGCGCGTAGCTCCGCCCGCCGCGAGGCGGACGCAGCACGGAAAAGGGACCCGGATCGCTCCGGGTCCCTTTCTGTTTTTCCATCTATCGCATCGTATGTCCCGCATCCTCCCACCGCTCGACTTCCCACGGCCGACATCCGACATCCGAGTGCTAGGTCCGCCGTTCATCTACCGAGAACGGGGGATGACAGGGATGCGGCGCGGCTCAGACCCAGGTGCGCTGGATCTTGCCGACGGCCTCGATACGGCGCTCGGCGATGCGGTCGGCGGCGAGGTACGTGGGCATGTTCGCCTCTTCCGCCAGGCGGAAGATCTCGACGAGCGTGGCGTAGATGTCGCCCGCCTTGCGCATGGAGCGCTCGGACGTCCAGCCGTTCAGCTCGCCGTACACGTTGATCAGGCCGCCGGCGTTGATCACGTAGTCCGGAGCGTAGAGGATGCCCTTGGAGTGCAGCACGTCGCCGTGGCGCGCCTCGGCGAGCACGTTGTTCGCGGCGCCGGCGACGATGTCCACCTTGAGCTGCGGGATGGTCTCGTCGTTGATGGTGGCGCCCAGGGCGCTGGGGGCATAGATGTCCGCCTCGACCGAGTAGATGGCGTCGGACGCCACGGCGCGGGCGCCGAAGCGCTTCACCACGTTGTCCACGGCGGCCTGGTCGATGTCGGTCACGATCAGGTTGGCGCCCTCGGCGGCGAGGTTCTCGCACAGGTAGGTGCCCACGTGGCCCACGCCCTGGACGGCGACGGTCTTGCCGCTCAGCGAGGCGGAGCCATACTTGGCGAACGCGGCGGCCTTGATCCCCTGGTACACGCCGTACGCGGTGACGGGCGACGGGTCGCCCGAGGCGTTGGCGCGGCCGGTCACGTGCTCGGTCTCCATGGCCACGTACTCCATGTCGTCGACCGACGTGCCCACGTCCTCGGCGGTGATGTAGCGGCCCTTGAGCGTCTCCACGAAGCGGCCGTGCGCGCGGAAGATCTCCTCGCGGCGCAGCGTCTTGGGATCGCCCAGGATGACGGACTTGCCGCCGCCCAGGTTGAGGCCGGCGACCGACGCCTTGTAGGTCATGCCGCGCGCCAGGCGCAGCGCGTCCACAAAGGCTTCCTCGTCGCTCGTGTAGTTCCAGAAGCGCGTGCCGCCCAGCGCGGGCCCGAGCGTGGTGTTGTGGATCGCGATGATCCCCTTGTAGCCGCACGAAGGCTCGGAGCAGAAGACGACCTGCTCGTGCTGGTGCTCGCCGATGGCTGAGAACAGTTCCATGCCCGTTGTCTCGTAGGTAGTGCATGAAGTGGGTGGCGGCGCGTGCCGCCGCCCGCGCCGCGAGGGCGTACCTCGCCCCCGCGGCGGGTGAGTGGGGCGGCCGTTACGAAGGGCCCGCCGCCCGGTACAGCTCGCGCGCGATCACGGTCCGCTGGATCTCGCTCGTGCCCTCGTAGATCTCGGTGACCTTGGCGTCGCGGAAGAGCCGCTCCACCGGGTATTCCTTCACGTAGCCGTAGCCGCCGTGGACCTGAACGGCCTCGGTGGTCACGTACATGGCGGTCTCGCTGGCGAACAGCTTGGCCATCGACGCCAGGCCGCGCACCGGCTGGCCTGCGTCCTTGGCCGCGGCGGCGCGCATGAGTAGCGCGCGGGCGGCCTCGATGCGGGTGGCCATGTTCGCCATCTTGAACTGCATGCCCTGGAAGTCGCGCACGGGCGTGCCGAACTGCTTCCGCTCGCCGCCGTAGCGCACCGCGTGCTCCAATGCCGCCTGCGCGATGCCGACGGCGAGCGCGGCGATGCCCATGCGCCCGCTGTCCAGCCCCTGCAGCGCGTACACGAAGCCCATGGACGGGTCGCCCAGCAGCTGGTCGTCGGGCACGAACATCTCGTGGAAGGCGATGCCCACCGTCTCGCTGGCGCGCTGGCCCATCTTGTCCTCCTTCTTCCCCACGGAGTAGCCCTCCGTGTCCGTGGGGACGATGAAGGCGCCGATGCCCTTGGCGCCGCGCCGGTCCTCGGGCGTGTCGGTGCGCGCCATGGCCACCATCACGTCGCCGAAGCCGCCGTTGGTGATCCACGCCTTGGCGCCGTTCAGCACCCAGCCGCCGTCCACCTTCCGCGCCTGGGCGGAGAGCCGCGCCGCGTCGGACCCCGCGTCGGCCTCGGAAAGCGCGAAGCCGCCCAGCAGCTCGCCGCGGGCCATGGGCTTGAGCCAGCGCTCCTTCTGCTCGGGCGTGCCGCTGGCGAGGATCATCTGCGTGGGCAGCGAGTTGTGCACGCTCATCGCCACGGCCACCGACGCGTCGCCGCGCGCGATCTCCTCCAGCGCGATCAGGTACGTCGTGGCGTCCAGCCCCAGGCCGTCCCATTCCTCGGGCAGGATCATCCCCAGGAAGCCCAGCTCGCCCAGCTTGCCGATCACCTCGCGCGGGAAGGCCGCCTCGCGGTCCCACTCCTCGGCGTGCGGCCGCAGCTCGCCCTGGGCGAAATCGCGTGCCAGCTCGCGGATCTGTTCCTGTTCCGGCGTCATCCCGTTACGTCTCTGCTCGCGCGAAAGGGAGCGCGCAGGCCGCGCATCTCCCGTCTAGGCCGTCGTCGTAAACCTCGTCCACCGCGGATGCAAGCACCGGCGCGCGGCGAGCCGTGCGGCCCGCCGGCATCCACCGGCGTACATCTCCCGACTCATCCACTTCACATCCCGCCATCCGCCAACTCACCCGCCATCGACCCTCTGCCGATCCGCGACGGGTGATGCGCCAACGCGATCCGTCCGCCAAGCAGCGGGCGGAGCTTCATCGCCCGAAAGAGAGACGCCGCGGACGGAGCAAATCTCCGGCCGCGGTGAGCCTCACTCAGTAGGCGTAGAAGCCTTCGCCCGTCTTGCGGCCCAGCTTGCCGGCGGCGACGTACTTCCGCAGCAGCGGGCAGGGGCGGTACTTGTCGTCGCCCAGGCCGTCGTGCAGCACCTGCATGATCGCCAGGCAGGTGTCCAGGCCGATGAGGTCGGCCAGCGCGAGCGGGCCCATGGGGTGGTTCATCCCCAGCTTCATGACCGTGTCGATGGCCTCGCGGTCCGCCACGCCCTCCATGAGGCAGAAGACGGCCTCGTTGATCATGGGCATGAGGATGCGGTTGGACACGAAGCCGGGATAGTCGTTGGCCTCGGCGACGGTCTTGCCCAGTTTCTCGGACATCTCCACCACCGCGCGCGTCGTCTCGTCGCTCGTGGCGAGGCCGCGGATGATCTCCACCAGCTTCATGACCGGCACGGGATTCATGAAGTGCATCCCGATCACTTTCTCGGGCCGCTTGGTGCGCGCCGCGATCTCGGTGATGGAGATGGAGGAGGTGTTGGTTGCGAGGATGGCGTGCTCCGGCGCGACGCGGTCCATCTCTTCGAAGATGCGGAACTTGAGGTCGCGGTTCTCGGTCGCCGCCTCGACGACGAGGTCGGCGGCGCCCGCGGACGACAGGTCCGTGGCGGAGGCGATGCGGCCCAGCGCGGCGTCGCGGTCGGCCTCGGCCAGGGCGCCCTTCTTGATCTGGCGGTCCATGTTGCCGCCGATGGTCTTGAGCGCGGCGTCCAGCGCTTCCTGCCGCACGTCCACCATGGTCACGTCGTAGCCGTTCTGCGCGAAGACGTGGACGATGCCGTTGCCCATGGTCCCCGCACCCACCACCGCGACCTTACGAATCTCGGACATTGTAGACTGTATTCGGTTGGGATGTGCGCCGCATGGCCCAGCCTCCGCCGGTCAGCGGAGCGCGAGCCATCCCGCGAAGTACACGGCCACCAGCAGGCCGCCGGTCAAGATCACCCACACGTCGGCCGCGGGGGCGTGGCTGCCCTGGCGCGCCTGCTTCTTCCGCTCCATCGCCTCGGCGAACGAGCCGGCCTCGGATATCTCTCGCAGCCCGAAGCCGCGGAAGCCGCCCAGCCGCGCGGCGAGGCCGAAGAGCAGCGCCATCACCCCGGCCGTCCACACCGTCAGCAGCCAGATGCGGCGGAACTCGCCCAGCTCGCGCACGTGCAGGCCCATGGGCACCAGCAGCGCCAGCCCGGAGACGCCGAGCGCCGCGAGGACGGCCGAGAGCCAGAATCGCCGGGTGCTCATCGGAGAACGTCCAACGACGTTCGGCGGATGCGCATCCCACGCGTCTCCGGCCTCGCATCTCCCGCGTTCGACTGCGTCATCGCGGCCAGTCCGGGCCCAGGCGGCGGTCCACGATGGGTTCCAGGCGCCGCATCTTCTCGGACTCGCCGACGCTGCGGGTGCGGAGGAGCCAGGCGAGCGCGAGGGCGATGGCGATGGTCGCCGGCAGCCCGGCCTCGGGGCCGAAGGTGCCGCCTGTGAGCCAGGCGCCGCCGCCCCGCTCCGCCACGCTGTACATGGGCGTATTCCGCGCGATGCCGCTCACCGGGAAGTCGAGCAGCGCCGACATCGTCCAGTTCCACCCCGCGTGCACCGCGGTCGCGAACCAGAGCGAGCGCGTGCGCAGGTACGCCACCGACAGCATCACCCCGGCCAGGAAGATGTTGGCGATGCCGAACGCGCTCACGTTCGGGTTCCCCAGGTGCCCGGCCGCGAACGCCGCGGAGAGCAGCAGCGTCGCCCCCCACGGCCCCAACCCCTCCGCCAGCACCTGGAAGGCGTAGCCGCGGAAGAGCGCTTCTTCCGCCGCGGCGGCGACCAGGAAGAAGCCGAGCGCGCCGGCGAGCGTGGCGGCAAGCTGGCCCGGCGTGCCCGCGTCGGCAACCCACCGTGCGTAACCGGCCACGGCGACCACTCCGGCCGCCGCCGCGATCAGCACGGTTCCCATCAGGAACCCGATGCCGAAGTCGCGCGGCGCGGCCCGATCTGCCGCGAAGCCCAGCGCGCCGATTGGCCGCCGGTCCACGACCGCGAGCATGAACCACCCGGCGAGCACAGCGGCGGCGAGCGAAACGGCGAAGCCGGCCACCATGGACTTGCCGGCCAGCGGCGCCGCCAGGACCGTCAGCAGCCCGGAGAGGACGATGACGAGCACGAGGTAGAGGCCGAAGCGCCAGCCGGAGCGGACGCCGTGCGGGCCCAGCAAGACCCAGGCGAGCGTGCCCGGCTTCGCGTCCGCCGCGGGGGCGGCGTCCGGCGCGTGCTCGCTCAACCGCTCAGCCCCGGAACAGCGTGCGCGTGCGGCCCTGGATGCGGCCGGCGACCATCGCCACCAGGCCCAACTTCGCCAGGTCGAAGAGCACGAACGGGCGCAGGCCCCACACCACGGCCATGTCCACGCCCTTCACCGCCGCCAGCCACGACAGGCCGCCGGCGAAGATGGTCGCGAGGCCCGCCAGCAGCGCGCCGATGCGGCGGAGCGCCCCGCCGTCCGCGCCCATGCCGGCGACGTACGCCGCGAGCGGGTAGGCGATGAGGTAGCCGCCCGTGGGCCCCAGCAGGTACGCCGCGCCCCCGCCCGCCGCGAACACGGGCAGGCCCGCGATGCCGGCCAGCAGGTACGCGACCTGGCTCGCCGCGCCGCCGCGCCGGCCCAGCACGGCGCCGGAGAGCAGCACCATCAGCGGGCCGAAGGTGAAAGGCACCGGCGTGCCGGGGATGGGCAGCGCCACCTTGGCCGAAAGTGCGGTCGCCACGGCGAAGAGGCCGATGCCGATGGCGCGCCGCGCGGCGCGCGAGGGGACCAGGTCGGTGCCGGCCCACGAGGCCGTGCCGCTACGGACAGTGCTCATCACCACTCCTTGCGTCTTCGTTTGAATTTGTGCGACTGCTTGCGACCACCTGCGATCGGACCACATCTACCGAAACGTCTAACCGTCTCGGTGCCGCCTGCGCAGATCCGAGCGATCGGATGCGATGAATCGCACCCCTACGCGGGGATAGCGTCTCTCGATCTTCCAGCTTCCACGTAAATGAGAATGCCGCGCCGGATTGCATCTACCGGCGCGGCATCGTGTTCAGCGGCTCAGACGCGCTGGACGGCGAGGGCGACCGCGTCGCCGCCGCCGAGGCAGAGCGTGGCGAGGCCGGTCTCCTTGTCGCGGTCCTTCATGGCGTGCAGCAGCGTGGTGAGCACCCGCGCGCCCGAGGCGCCGATGGGGTGGCCCAGCGCCACCGCGCCGCCGTTCACGTTCACGCGGTCCCAGTCCCAGCCCAGCCCGGCGCCGTCGGCCAGCGCCTGCACGGCGAAGGCCTCGTTGGCCTCGATCAGGTCGTAGTCGTGGATCTGCGTGCCGGCCTTCTTCATCAGGTTCTTCACGGCCTGGATGGGCGCGAAGAACAGCTCGTTCGGCTCCACCGCGCCGGTCGAGTACGCGACGATGCGGGCCATGATCTCCAGCCCGTTCGCCCGCGCGTACTCTTCCGACACGACCACCAGCGCCGACGCGCCGTCGTTGAGCGCCGAGGCGTTGCCGGCGGTCACGCTGAGCTGCTCCACGTCCTTGGGCGCGTCCTTGGGGAAGGCGGGCTTCAGCTTGCCCAGCGTCTCCATCGACGTGTCCTTGCGCGGCGCCTCGTCGGTGTCGACGACCGTGGTGCCCTTGCGGCCGGCGATCTCCACCGGGACGATCTCGTCCTTGAACTTGCCGCCCTCGATGGCCGCGACCGCCTTCCGGTGCGAGTTCACCGCGAACTCGTCCTGCTGCTCGCGGGTGATGCCACCCTTCTTGGCCGTGTACTCGGCGTGGCCGCCCATGTGGACCTCGCAGGTGGCGCACCACAGGCCGTCCTTGATCAGCCCGTCCACCAGCTGCTGGTCGCCGAACTTCACGCCGTTGCGCATGCCGTACACGTAGTACGGCGCGTTCGACATCGACTCCATCCCGCCCGCCACCATGGCGCGCAGGTCGCCGGCGCGGATCGCCTGAGCACCCAGCATCACGGCCTTGAGGCCGCTGCCGCAGACCTTGTTGATGGTGAGCGCGGACACGGTGGGCGGCAGGCCGGACTTGAGGCCCGCCTGGCGCGCGGGGGCCTGGCCCTCGCCGCCCTGCACCACGTTGCCCATGATCAGCTCTTCGATGTCCGCCGCGTCGATGCCCGCGCGCTTCACCGCCTCGCGGATCGCGATGGCGCCCAGCTCGGGCGCGGAGAGGGTGGAGAGCGAGCCCAGGAACTTGCCGATGGGCGTACGGACCGCGCTGACGATGACCGGCGTGGTCTTCGGATCGTTGGCCATATCGTTCACTTGCCTCGGTTGATCGGTTCGTGTTGCCCGCTGACGAATCCTCCCCGCCCTTCCGCCGCCACACATCTCGGGAGATGCGAAGCCCCTCGTACCCCGCACGATACACCGCGACGGAACAGCGGCGGCGGATGAGATGCTTCCGCTACTCGGCCGCTTCGAGCGTGACGCCCTTCGGCCCGCCGGCGGCAAATCCCCAGGGCGTGTACGGGTCGTGGGTGGACACGAGCAGCCACCGCTCGGCGGCCGCGCGGGTCAGGAGCGCGCGCTTGCTCTCCAGCGTGACCAGCGGCTCCACGTCGTAGCCCATGATCCACGGCAGCGGGAGATGGGCCATGGTCGGCACGACGTCGGCCAGGAAGCAAGCCGTCTCGCCGCCGGAGCGCAGGAGCACCGACTGGTGGCCCGGACAGTGACCCGGCGTGCGGAA
Encoded proteins:
- a CDS encoding Glu/Leu/Phe/Val dehydrogenase, with product MELFSAIGEHQHEQVVFCSEPSCGYKGIIAIHNTTLGPALGGTRFWNYTSDEEAFVDALRLARGMTYKASVAGLNLGGGKSVILGDPKTLRREEIFRAHGRFVETLKGRYITAEDVGTSVDDMEYVAMETEHVTGRANASGDPSPVTAYGVYQGIKAAAFAKYGSASLSGKTVAVQGVGHVGTYLCENLAAEGANLIVTDIDQAAVDNVVKRFGARAVASDAIYSVEADIYAPSALGATINDETIPQLKVDIVAGAANNVLAEARHGDVLHSKGILYAPDYVINAGGLINVYGELNGWTSERSMRKAGDIYATLVEIFRLAEEANMPTYLAADRIAERRIEAVGKIQRTWV
- a CDS encoding acyl-CoA dehydrogenase family protein → MTPEQEQIRELARDFAQGELRPHAEEWDREAAFPREVIGKLGELGFLGMILPEEWDGLGLDATTYLIALEEIARGDASVAVAMSVHNSLPTQMILASGTPEQKERWLKPMARGELLGGFALSEADAGSDAARLSAQARKVDGGWVLNGAKAWITNGGFGDVMVAMARTDTPEDRRGAKGIGAFIVPTDTEGYSVGKKEDKMGQRASETVGIAFHEMFVPDDQLLGDPSMGFVYALQGLDSGRMGIAALAVGIAQAALEHAVRYGGERKQFGTPVRDFQGMQFKMANMATRIEAARALLMRAAAAKDAGQPVRGLASMAKLFASETAMYVTTEAVQVHGGYGYVKEYPVERLFRDAKVTEIYEGTSEIQRTVIARELYRAAGPS
- a CDS encoding 3-hydroxybutyryl-CoA dehydrogenase, coding for MSEIRKVAVVGAGTMGNGIVHVFAQNGYDVTMVDVRQEALDAALKTIGGNMDRQIKKGALAEADRDAALGRIASATDLSSAGAADLVVEAATENRDLKFRIFEEMDRVAPEHAILATNTSSISITEIAARTKRPEKVIGMHFMNPVPVMKLVEIIRGLATSDETTRAVVEMSEKLGKTVAEANDYPGFVSNRILMPMINEAVFCLMEGVADREAIDTVMKLGMNHPMGPLALADLIGLDTCLAIMQVLHDGLGDDKYRPCPLLRKYVAAGKLGRKTGEGFYAY
- a CDS encoding type II CAAX endopeptidase family protein, with the translated sequence MSEHAPDAAPAADAKPGTLAWVLLGPHGVRSGWRFGLYLVLVIVLSGLLTVLAAPLAGKSMVAGFAVSLAAAVLAGWFMLAVVDRRPIGALGFAADRAAPRDFGIGFLMGTVLIAAAAGVVAVAGYARWVADAGTPGQLAATLAGALGFFLVAAAAEEALFRGYAFQVLAEGLGPWGATLLLSAAFAAGHLGNPNVSAFGIANIFLAGVMLSVAYLRTRSLWFATAVHAGWNWTMSALLDFPVSGIARNTPMYSVAERGGGAWLTGGTFGPEAGLPATIAIALALAWLLRTRSVGESEKMRRLEPIVDRRLGPDWPR
- a CDS encoding biotin transporter BioY, with product MSTVRSGTASWAGTDLVPSRAARRAIGIGLFAVATALSAKVALPIPGTPVPFTFGPLMVLLSGAVLGRRGGAASQVAYLLAGIAGLPVFAAGGGAAYLLGPTGGYLIAYPLAAYVAGMGADGGALRRIGALLAGLATIFAGGLSWLAAVKGVDMAVVWGLRPFVLFDLAKLGLVAMVAGRIQGRTRTLFRG
- a CDS encoding acetyl-CoA C-acetyltransferase translates to MANDPKTTPVIVSAVRTPIGKFLGSLSTLSAPELGAIAIREAVKRAGIDAADIEELIMGNVVQGGEGQAPARQAGLKSGLPPTVSALTINKVCGSGLKAVMLGAQAIRAGDLRAMVAGGMESMSNAPYYVYGMRNGVKFGDQQLVDGLIKDGLWCATCEVHMGGHAEYTAKKGGITREQQDEFAVNSHRKAVAAIEGGKFKDEIVPVEIAGRKGTTVVDTDEAPRKDTSMETLGKLKPAFPKDAPKDVEQLSVTAGNASALNDGASALVVVSEEYARANGLEIMARIVAYSTGAVEPNELFFAPIQAVKNLMKKAGTQIHDYDLIEANEAFAVQALADGAGLGWDWDRVNVNGGAVALGHPIGASGARVLTTLLHAMKDRDKETGLATLCLGGGDAVALAVQRV